The following proteins are co-located in the Mus pahari chromosome 14, PAHARI_EIJ_v1.1, whole genome shotgun sequence genome:
- the Cntnap1 gene encoding contactin-associated protein 1 isoform X2: MKKHRIRAVATQGAFNSWDWVTRYMLLYGDRVDSWTPFYQQGHNATFFGNVNDSAVVRHDLHYHFTARYIRIVPLAWNPRGKIGLRLGIYGCPYTSNILYFDGDDAISYRFQRGASQSLWDVFAFSFKTEEKDGLLLHTEGSQGDYVTLELQGAHLLLHMSLGSSPIQPRPGHTTVSAGGVLNDLSWHYVRVDRYGRDANLTLDGYAHHFVLNGDFERLNLENEIFIGGLVGAARKNLAYRHNFRGCIENVIYNRINIAEMAVMRHSRITFEGNVAFRCLDPVPHPINFGGPHNFVQVPGFPRRGRLAVSFRFRTWDLTGLLLFSHMGDGLGHVELMLSEGQVNVSIAQTGRKKLQFAAGYRLNDGFWHEVNFVAQENHAVISIDDVEGAEVRVSYPLLIRTGTSYFFGGCPKPASRWGCHSNQTAFHGCMELLKVDGQLVNLTLVEFRKLGYFAEVLFDTCGITDRCSPNMCEHDGRCYQSWDDFICYCELTGYKGVTCHEPLYKESCEAYRLSGKYSGNYTIDPDGSGPLKPFVVYCDIRENRAWTVVRHDRLWTTRVTGSSMDRPFLGAIQYWNASWEEVSALANASQHCEQWIEFSCYNSRLLNTAGGYPYSFWIGRNEEQHFYWGGSQPGIQRCACGLDQSCVDPALHCNCDADQPQWRTDKGLLTFVDHLPVTQVVVGDTNRSNSEAQFFLRPLRCYGDRNSWNTISFHTGAALRFPPIRANHSLDVSFYFRTSAPSGVFLENMGGPFCRWRRPYVRVELNTSRDVVFAFDIGNGDENLTVHSDDFEFNDDEWHLVRAEINVKQARLRVDHRPWVLRPMPLQTYIWLVYDQPLYVGSAELKRRPFVGCLRAMRLNGVTLNLEGRANASEGTFPNCTGHCTHPRFPCFHGGRCVERYSYYTCDCDLTAFDGPYCNHDIGGFFETGTWMRYNLQSALRSAAREFSHMLSRPVPGYEPGYIPGYDTPGYVPGYHGPGYRLPEYPRPGRPVPGYRGPVYNITGEEVSFSFSTSSAPAVLLYVSSFVRDYMAVLIKEDGTLQLRYQLGTSPYVYQLTTRPVTDGQPHSVNITRVYRNLFIQVDYFPLTEQKFSLLVDSQLDSPKALYLGRVMETGIIDPEIQRYNTPGFSGCLSGVRFNNVAPLKTHFRTPRPMTAELAEAMRVQGELSESNCGAMPRLVSEVPPELDPWYLPPDFPYYHDDGWIAILLGFLVAFLLLGLVGMLVLFYLQNHRYKGSYHTNEPKATHDSHPGGKAPLPPSGPAQAPAPTPAPTQVPAPAPAPASGPGPRDQNLPQILEESRSE, encoded by the exons ACCTTCTTCGGTAATGTCAATGACTCGGCAGTGGTCCGCCATGACCTTCACTACCACTTTACGGCTCGCTACATCCGCATCGTGCCACTGGCCTGGAACCCGCGCGGCAAGATCGGCTTGAGGCTGGGCATCTATGGTTGTCCCTACA CATCCAATATCCTGTATTTTGACGGCGACGATGCCATCTCATACCGCTTCCAGCGAGGCGCCAGCCAAAGTCTTTGGGACGTGTTCGCTTTTAGTTTCAAGACAGAGGAGAAGGATGGGCTGTTGCTGCACACCGAGGGCTCCCAGGGGGATTATGTGACACTAGAACTGCAAGGGGCACACCTGCTGCTGCACATGAGCCTGG GCAGCAGTCCCATTCAGCCAAGACCTGGTCACACCACGGTGAGCGCTGGTGGCGTTCTTAACGACCTAAGCTGGCACTATGTGCGGGTGGATCGATATGGCCGGGATGCAAATCTCACCCTGGATGGTTACGCCCATCACTTTGTGCTCAACGGCGACTTTGAAAGGCTGAATCTCGAAAATGAG ATATTCATCGGGGGTCTAGTGGGCGCAGCACGTAAGAACCTGGCCTACCGTCATAACTTCCGTGGCTGCATAGAAAACGTGATCTACAACCGGATCAACATTGCAGAAATGGCAGTGATGCGCCATTCGCGGATCACCTTCGAG ggtaatGTGGCTTTCCGTTGCTTGGATCCCGTTCCACACCCCATCAACTTCGGAGGCCCTCACAACTTCGTCCAAGTGCCTGGCTTTCCACGCCGAGGCCGCTTAGCAGTCTCCTTTCGCTTCCGCACCTGGGACCTCACAGGGCTGCTCCTTTTCTCCCACATGGGGGACGGGCTGGGTCATGTGGAGCTGATGCTTAGCGAAGGGCAAGTCAATGTATCCATCGCGCAGACTGGCCGCAAGAAGCTTCAGTTTGCTGCTG GGTACCGCCTGAATGATGGCTTCTGGCATGAGGTGAATTTTGTGGCACAGGAAAACCATGCAGTCATCAGTATTGATGATGTGGAAGGGGCAGAGGTCAGGGTTTCATACCCACTGCTGATCCGCACAGGGACTTCATACTTCTTTGGTG GTTGTCCCAAACCAGCCAGTCGATGGGGCTGCCACTCCAACCAGACAGCATTCCATGGCTGCATGGAGCTGCTCAAGGTGGACGGTCAACTGGTCAACCTCACTCTGGTAGAGTTTCGGAAGCTCGGTTACTTTGCTGAGGTCCTCTTTGACACATGTGGCATCACAGACAG ATGCAGCCCTAACATGTGTGAGCATGATGGACGATGCTACCAGTCTTGGGATGACTTCATCTGCTACTGCGAACTTACCGGCTACAAGGGAGTTACCTGCCACGAAC CGTTGTACAAGGAGTCCTGTGAGGCTTATCGGCTCAGTGGGAAATATTCTGGAAACTACACCATTGATCCTGATGGCAGTGGACCCCTGAAGCCATTTGTGGTGTATTGTGACATCCGAG AGAACCGAGCGTGGACAGTTGTGCGGCATGACAGGCTGTGGACCACTCGAGTGACTGGTTCCAGCATGGATCGGCCCTTTCTGGGGGCCATCCAATACTGGAATGCCTCCTGGGAGGAAGTCAGCGCCCTGGCCAACGCTTCCCAACACTGTGAGCAGTGGATCGAGTTCTCCTGCTACAATTCTCGGCTGCTCAACACTGCAG GAGGCTACCCCTACAGCTTTTGGATTGGCCGCAATGAGGAACAGCATTTCTACTGGGGAGGCTCCCAGCCTGGGATCCAGCGCTGTGCCTGTGGGCTGGACCAGAGCTGTGTGGACCCTGCACTGCACTGCAATTGTGATGCCGACCAGCCACAGTG GAGAACAGACAAGGGGCTCCTGACCTTTGTAGACCATCTGCCTGTCACTCAGGTAGTGGTAGGTGATACAAACCGCTCAAATTCTGAAGCTCAGTTCTTCCTGAGGCCTCTGCGCTGCTATGGTGACC GCAATTCCTGGAACACCATCTCCTTCCACACCGGAGCTGCACTGCGTTTCCCTCCAATCCGAGCCAACCACAGCCTTGACGTCTCCTTCTACTTCAGGACCTCGGCTCCCTCAGGTGTCTTCCTGGAGAACATGGGGGGTCCTTTTTGCCGGTGGCGCCGACCTTACGTGAGAGTGGAGCTCAACA CATCCCGGGATGTGGTCTTTGCCTTTGATATTGGCAATGGGGATGAGAACCTGACAGTGCACTCGGATGACTTTGAGTTTAACGATGATGAGTGGCATTTGGTCCGAGCTGAAATCAACGTGAAGCAGGCCCGGCTGCGAGTGGATCACCGGCCCTGGGTGCTAAGGCCCATGCCCCTGCAGACCTACATCTGGCTGGTGTATGACCAACCCCTCTATGTGG GATCTGCCGAGCTTAAGAGGCGCCCTTTTGTGGGCTGCTTGAGGGCCATGCGTTTGAATGGAGTGACTCTGAACTTGGAGGGCCGTGCCAATGCCTCTGAGGGCACCTTCCCCAACTGCACGGGCCACTGCACCCACCCCCGGTTCCCCTGTTTCCATGGAGGACGCTGTGTGGAGCGATACAGCTACTACACATGTGACTGTGACCTCACAGCTTTTGATGGGCCGTATTGCAATCATG ATATTGGCGGATTCTTTGAGACTGGCACATGGATGCGCTATAACCTCCAGTCAGCACTGCGCTCTGCGGCCCGGGAGTTCTCTCACATGCTGAGCCGGCCAGTGCCTGGCTATGAGCCTGGCTATATTCCAGGCTACGACACTCCTGGTTACGTGCCCGGGTATCATGGCCCTGGGTACCGTCTGCCCGAGTACCCGAGGCCTGGCCGGCCAGTGCCCGGGTATCGAGGGCCTGTCTACAATATTACTGGAGAGGAGGTCTCCTTCAGCTTCAGCACCAGCTCTGCTCCTGCAGTCCTGCTCTATGTCAGCTCCTTCGTACGTGACTACATGGCTGTGCTCATCAAGGAGGATG GGACCCTACAGCTTCGGTATCAGTTGGGCACCAGTCCCTACGTGTACCAGCTAACCACCCGGCCAGTGACTGATGGCCAGCCCCATAGTGTCAACATCACCCGGGTCTACCGAAACCTCTTTATCCAG GTGGACTACTTCCCGCTGACAGAACAGAAGTTCTCCCTCCTGGTGGACAGCCAGCTGGACTCACCCAAGGCCTTGTATCTAGGGCGTGTGATGG AGACAGGAATCATTGACCCAGAGATTCAGCGGTACAACACCCCAGGTTTCTCAGGCTGCCTTTCTGGTGTCCGGTTCAACAATGTGGCTCCTCTCAAGACCCATTTCCGAACCCCTCGCCCCATGACTGCTGAGCTGGCGGAGGCCATGCGGGTTCAAGGAGAACTGTCAGAATCTAACTGTGGAGCTATGCCACGCCTTGTCTCTGAGGTGCCACCGGAACTTGATCCCTGGTACCTGCCCCCAG ATTTCCCATACTACCATGATGACGGATGGATTGCCATACTCTTAGGCT TTTTGGTGGCCTTCCTGTTGCTGGGGCTTGTGGGAATGCTGGTGCTGTTCTATCTGCAAAATCATCGATACAAGGGCTCCTACCACACCAACGAGCCCAAGGCCACCCACGATTCCCATCCTGGTGGCaaagctcccctccctccctcaggccCCGCCCAGGCCCCTGCCCCTACTCCAGCTCCCACACaggttccagccccagccccagcgcCAGCCTCTGGCCCCGGCCCCAGGGATCAGAACCTCCCCCAGATCTTGGAGGAGTCCAGGTCTGAATGA
- the Cntnap1 gene encoding contactin-associated protein 1 isoform X1, with product MMRLRLFSILLATVVSGARGWGYYGCNEELVGPLYARSLGASSYYGLFTTARFARLHGISGWSPRIGDPNPWLQIDLMKKHRIRAVATQGAFNSWDWVTRYMLLYGDRVDSWTPFYQQGHNATFFGNVNDSAVVRHDLHYHFTARYIRIVPLAWNPRGKIGLRLGIYGCPYTSNILYFDGDDAISYRFQRGASQSLWDVFAFSFKTEEKDGLLLHTEGSQGDYVTLELQGAHLLLHMSLGSSPIQPRPGHTTVSAGGVLNDLSWHYVRVDRYGRDANLTLDGYAHHFVLNGDFERLNLENEIFIGGLVGAARKNLAYRHNFRGCIENVIYNRINIAEMAVMRHSRITFEGNVAFRCLDPVPHPINFGGPHNFVQVPGFPRRGRLAVSFRFRTWDLTGLLLFSHMGDGLGHVELMLSEGQVNVSIAQTGRKKLQFAAGYRLNDGFWHEVNFVAQENHAVISIDDVEGAEVRVSYPLLIRTGTSYFFGGCPKPASRWGCHSNQTAFHGCMELLKVDGQLVNLTLVEFRKLGYFAEVLFDTCGITDRCSPNMCEHDGRCYQSWDDFICYCELTGYKGVTCHEPLYKESCEAYRLSGKYSGNYTIDPDGSGPLKPFVVYCDIRENRAWTVVRHDRLWTTRVTGSSMDRPFLGAIQYWNASWEEVSALANASQHCEQWIEFSCYNSRLLNTAGGYPYSFWIGRNEEQHFYWGGSQPGIQRCACGLDQSCVDPALHCNCDADQPQWRTDKGLLTFVDHLPVTQVVVGDTNRSNSEAQFFLRPLRCYGDRNSWNTISFHTGAALRFPPIRANHSLDVSFYFRTSAPSGVFLENMGGPFCRWRRPYVRVELNTSRDVVFAFDIGNGDENLTVHSDDFEFNDDEWHLVRAEINVKQARLRVDHRPWVLRPMPLQTYIWLVYDQPLYVGSAELKRRPFVGCLRAMRLNGVTLNLEGRANASEGTFPNCTGHCTHPRFPCFHGGRCVERYSYYTCDCDLTAFDGPYCNHDIGGFFETGTWMRYNLQSALRSAAREFSHMLSRPVPGYEPGYIPGYDTPGYVPGYHGPGYRLPEYPRPGRPVPGYRGPVYNITGEEVSFSFSTSSAPAVLLYVSSFVRDYMAVLIKEDGTLQLRYQLGTSPYVYQLTTRPVTDGQPHSVNITRVYRNLFIQVDYFPLTEQKFSLLVDSQLDSPKALYLGRVMETGIIDPEIQRYNTPGFSGCLSGVRFNNVAPLKTHFRTPRPMTAELAEAMRVQGELSESNCGAMPRLVSEVPPELDPWYLPPDFPYYHDDGWIAILLGFLVAFLLLGLVGMLVLFYLQNHRYKGSYHTNEPKATHDSHPGGKAPLPPSGPAQAPAPTPAPTQVPAPAPAPASGPGPRDQNLPQILEESRSE from the exons ACCTTCTTCGGTAATGTCAATGACTCGGCAGTGGTCCGCCATGACCTTCACTACCACTTTACGGCTCGCTACATCCGCATCGTGCCACTGGCCTGGAACCCGCGCGGCAAGATCGGCTTGAGGCTGGGCATCTATGGTTGTCCCTACA CATCCAATATCCTGTATTTTGACGGCGACGATGCCATCTCATACCGCTTCCAGCGAGGCGCCAGCCAAAGTCTTTGGGACGTGTTCGCTTTTAGTTTCAAGACAGAGGAGAAGGATGGGCTGTTGCTGCACACCGAGGGCTCCCAGGGGGATTATGTGACACTAGAACTGCAAGGGGCACACCTGCTGCTGCACATGAGCCTGG GCAGCAGTCCCATTCAGCCAAGACCTGGTCACACCACGGTGAGCGCTGGTGGCGTTCTTAACGACCTAAGCTGGCACTATGTGCGGGTGGATCGATATGGCCGGGATGCAAATCTCACCCTGGATGGTTACGCCCATCACTTTGTGCTCAACGGCGACTTTGAAAGGCTGAATCTCGAAAATGAG ATATTCATCGGGGGTCTAGTGGGCGCAGCACGTAAGAACCTGGCCTACCGTCATAACTTCCGTGGCTGCATAGAAAACGTGATCTACAACCGGATCAACATTGCAGAAATGGCAGTGATGCGCCATTCGCGGATCACCTTCGAG ggtaatGTGGCTTTCCGTTGCTTGGATCCCGTTCCACACCCCATCAACTTCGGAGGCCCTCACAACTTCGTCCAAGTGCCTGGCTTTCCACGCCGAGGCCGCTTAGCAGTCTCCTTTCGCTTCCGCACCTGGGACCTCACAGGGCTGCTCCTTTTCTCCCACATGGGGGACGGGCTGGGTCATGTGGAGCTGATGCTTAGCGAAGGGCAAGTCAATGTATCCATCGCGCAGACTGGCCGCAAGAAGCTTCAGTTTGCTGCTG GGTACCGCCTGAATGATGGCTTCTGGCATGAGGTGAATTTTGTGGCACAGGAAAACCATGCAGTCATCAGTATTGATGATGTGGAAGGGGCAGAGGTCAGGGTTTCATACCCACTGCTGATCCGCACAGGGACTTCATACTTCTTTGGTG GTTGTCCCAAACCAGCCAGTCGATGGGGCTGCCACTCCAACCAGACAGCATTCCATGGCTGCATGGAGCTGCTCAAGGTGGACGGTCAACTGGTCAACCTCACTCTGGTAGAGTTTCGGAAGCTCGGTTACTTTGCTGAGGTCCTCTTTGACACATGTGGCATCACAGACAG ATGCAGCCCTAACATGTGTGAGCATGATGGACGATGCTACCAGTCTTGGGATGACTTCATCTGCTACTGCGAACTTACCGGCTACAAGGGAGTTACCTGCCACGAAC CGTTGTACAAGGAGTCCTGTGAGGCTTATCGGCTCAGTGGGAAATATTCTGGAAACTACACCATTGATCCTGATGGCAGTGGACCCCTGAAGCCATTTGTGGTGTATTGTGACATCCGAG AGAACCGAGCGTGGACAGTTGTGCGGCATGACAGGCTGTGGACCACTCGAGTGACTGGTTCCAGCATGGATCGGCCCTTTCTGGGGGCCATCCAATACTGGAATGCCTCCTGGGAGGAAGTCAGCGCCCTGGCCAACGCTTCCCAACACTGTGAGCAGTGGATCGAGTTCTCCTGCTACAATTCTCGGCTGCTCAACACTGCAG GAGGCTACCCCTACAGCTTTTGGATTGGCCGCAATGAGGAACAGCATTTCTACTGGGGAGGCTCCCAGCCTGGGATCCAGCGCTGTGCCTGTGGGCTGGACCAGAGCTGTGTGGACCCTGCACTGCACTGCAATTGTGATGCCGACCAGCCACAGTG GAGAACAGACAAGGGGCTCCTGACCTTTGTAGACCATCTGCCTGTCACTCAGGTAGTGGTAGGTGATACAAACCGCTCAAATTCTGAAGCTCAGTTCTTCCTGAGGCCTCTGCGCTGCTATGGTGACC GCAATTCCTGGAACACCATCTCCTTCCACACCGGAGCTGCACTGCGTTTCCCTCCAATCCGAGCCAACCACAGCCTTGACGTCTCCTTCTACTTCAGGACCTCGGCTCCCTCAGGTGTCTTCCTGGAGAACATGGGGGGTCCTTTTTGCCGGTGGCGCCGACCTTACGTGAGAGTGGAGCTCAACA CATCCCGGGATGTGGTCTTTGCCTTTGATATTGGCAATGGGGATGAGAACCTGACAGTGCACTCGGATGACTTTGAGTTTAACGATGATGAGTGGCATTTGGTCCGAGCTGAAATCAACGTGAAGCAGGCCCGGCTGCGAGTGGATCACCGGCCCTGGGTGCTAAGGCCCATGCCCCTGCAGACCTACATCTGGCTGGTGTATGACCAACCCCTCTATGTGG GATCTGCCGAGCTTAAGAGGCGCCCTTTTGTGGGCTGCTTGAGGGCCATGCGTTTGAATGGAGTGACTCTGAACTTGGAGGGCCGTGCCAATGCCTCTGAGGGCACCTTCCCCAACTGCACGGGCCACTGCACCCACCCCCGGTTCCCCTGTTTCCATGGAGGACGCTGTGTGGAGCGATACAGCTACTACACATGTGACTGTGACCTCACAGCTTTTGATGGGCCGTATTGCAATCATG ATATTGGCGGATTCTTTGAGACTGGCACATGGATGCGCTATAACCTCCAGTCAGCACTGCGCTCTGCGGCCCGGGAGTTCTCTCACATGCTGAGCCGGCCAGTGCCTGGCTATGAGCCTGGCTATATTCCAGGCTACGACACTCCTGGTTACGTGCCCGGGTATCATGGCCCTGGGTACCGTCTGCCCGAGTACCCGAGGCCTGGCCGGCCAGTGCCCGGGTATCGAGGGCCTGTCTACAATATTACTGGAGAGGAGGTCTCCTTCAGCTTCAGCACCAGCTCTGCTCCTGCAGTCCTGCTCTATGTCAGCTCCTTCGTACGTGACTACATGGCTGTGCTCATCAAGGAGGATG GGACCCTACAGCTTCGGTATCAGTTGGGCACCAGTCCCTACGTGTACCAGCTAACCACCCGGCCAGTGACTGATGGCCAGCCCCATAGTGTCAACATCACCCGGGTCTACCGAAACCTCTTTATCCAG GTGGACTACTTCCCGCTGACAGAACAGAAGTTCTCCCTCCTGGTGGACAGCCAGCTGGACTCACCCAAGGCCTTGTATCTAGGGCGTGTGATGG AGACAGGAATCATTGACCCAGAGATTCAGCGGTACAACACCCCAGGTTTCTCAGGCTGCCTTTCTGGTGTCCGGTTCAACAATGTGGCTCCTCTCAAGACCCATTTCCGAACCCCTCGCCCCATGACTGCTGAGCTGGCGGAGGCCATGCGGGTTCAAGGAGAACTGTCAGAATCTAACTGTGGAGCTATGCCACGCCTTGTCTCTGAGGTGCCACCGGAACTTGATCCCTGGTACCTGCCCCCAG ATTTCCCATACTACCATGATGACGGATGGATTGCCATACTCTTAGGCT TTTTGGTGGCCTTCCTGTTGCTGGGGCTTGTGGGAATGCTGGTGCTGTTCTATCTGCAAAATCATCGATACAAGGGCTCCTACCACACCAACGAGCCCAAGGCCACCCACGATTCCCATCCTGGTGGCaaagctcccctccctccctcaggccCCGCCCAGGCCCCTGCCCCTACTCCAGCTCCCACACaggttccagccccagccccagcgcCAGCCTCTGGCCCCGGCCCCAGGGATCAGAACCTCCCCCAGATCTTGGAGGAGTCCAGGTCTGAATGA